GTACCTGACGCAGGTCAAGGAGCAAGCTCAGAAGGCCCTTGACAATTTGGACGGAACCGACTATGAGCAATACAAGTAAGAGCCATATCTTATCATGAGGACCCCTACATTTCTCTTACTACTATATTCTCCTTTGCATCTTAATCTACTGTTTGTGGTTCATTTCAAGTCAAGTCTCAGATATTTATATGATATGGTTGTTGTATTGggttgctatttattttttagatacaaTCATAAAATGATAAAGTGTGTGAGTGTTGTATACAAACTTTCTAATGATATAATCATACTCCAACATAAACTACAGcgctcttccaccttcaataccatgacttaggtgcccctgagcaaggcaccgaacccccaactgctaccatgttattgttattgttctgattggttgggcgctgctccgggtgtgtgttcacagtgtgtgtgtgtgttcactgctctgtgtgtgtgcacttcggatgggtttaaatgcagagcacgaattctgagtatgggtcaccatacttggctgaatgtcacgtcacttatttttttttgtgggaagtcgtggcctaatggttagagagtcggactcccaatcgaagggttgtgagttcgagtctcgggccgggcaggaattgtgggtggggggagtgcatgtacagttctctctccaccttcaataccatgacttaggtgcccttgagcaaggcatcgaaacccccaactgctccccgggcgccgcagcataaaaatggctgcccactgctcgggtgtgtgttcacagtggtgtgtgtgtgttcactgctctgtgtgtgtgtgcactacggatgggttaaatgcagagcacgaattctgagtatgggtcaccatacttggctgaatgtcacgtcactttgtgtttaattttgatgggttttgtttaaaagtagcttcacatttaaaaaagaaaagtgttattgttattaatgcaTCATTAACTAATTTAATGTCAGCTTTAAAGGAGATCTACAGAAGAAaatggtgtcattattcagctcaatttagttcagtgttgtttcaaTACCGTTTGAAATAACTCTCAATGCTGCAAATTATACATAAACTTAAACAAGGTTAATTCAGCTCCACAGAATGCAACATCATTTTTCAGCTCAGGTCACTGCAACGTTGATTCAGTTCAGATTAATAACAGTGTCGACGTTGTAAAGTTGGCGTCATTAACCAGCtcaattaattttgaattttatttattagcaGTGCAGTTAAATCACTGatattactgtattaatattaattaagtatctgagcaagccaaaggcaacggcaaggaaccaaaacaccGGGGGATAGTAGtggagggaggaaaaaaaaaaaaaacttgggagaaaatCGTCTGACTTTAATGAATAAGCATTAAGTGTGATTTATGATTCCAGACTTTCACCTGAAATGGTTTGTGTTTGAGTTTCCTAAATTTATGCTATTTTTTCTTCAGGGTGCAACTTTCAGAGAGCCTGACTAAGCTCCAAGATTATGCCCAGTCCACCTCCCAGACTCTGACTCCCTATGCTGAGACCATCTCCAACCAGTTCCTGGAGAACACCAACCAGCTGCGCGAGCGTGTCATGACTGACATCGAGGGCCTCCGTTCTAAGATGGAGCCCCACCGTGCAGAGCTGTACGGGGTGCTGCAGAAGCACTTTGACGAGTACCGTGAAAAGCTGGAGCCCTTCTTGCAGGAGTACGCCAACCTGAACCGTGAAAATGCTGATCAGCTGCGCGCCAAGCTGCAGCCCCTGTTGGAGGAGATGAGGCAGAATTTCGAGACCAACCTTGAGGAGACCAAGTCTAAACTCGTGCCGATGGTCGAGGCCGTACGCACTAAGCTGACCGCGAGTCTGGAGGACCTGAAGACCATGGCCGCCCCCTATGCTGAGGAATACAAGGAACAGCTGATGAAGGCTGTCGAGGAGGCCAGAGAGAAGCTTGCCCCACACACCCAGGACCTCCAGACACGCATGGAGCCCTACATGGATAATGCCAGGGCCAGGTTTGCACAGGTGTATGAAACCATCTCCAAAGCCATCCAGGCATAAAAATGCACAAGGACTTTGCACACTCAGATCCTCAGACAACAGCAAAGAACAGATATTCTTGTGTTTGGTGATGAAAGGAGTATAAATGCAAGGgttgtgttttgaatgttttattatgttcaaGTTAAATAATCTTTGATGtaataatgcaaacaaataaaatagcaaaaaaaaaaaaggtataatgtccaatactgttttttttttacactgaacaatattatttattttaaaaaaagggtaaCTATCAGTGATTACAAAACATTTCCTCAATGTATAAAGGTCTCCACATAAAGGCCTATGTTGAtgcttaatttaataaaatacagaaataatataacTGCAGCACTTTCCAGTTAAGTACAGTTTTGTATCGCTTGGAAAAGttctgaaaaaagacaaaacattttattttgttttggagtTTGTTTGTATGGTATATGACCTTTATAAAAGCATACATAATGACGATTATACTTCAAGGTTTGTTTGAAAATCTTTGGATTAACACTGAATACTGAAAAAACTACCATTCATTTTGTGAGGATTTACATTGATCTGCAAAGTAGCATCAATTAGTATAACTACATACTGtccttataataattattaactgaCCAGGAATGgaacactgtttttatattaacCAGAGTTACCATAGAATTACAAAAACTTAATTCACAAGTGTCTTGATAACTATTTATATGATTATTCCATATACTATTCTTTTGCAGGTATAGGCTCAgctatgagtgtgtgttttctccTGAAGTCAGACCTCACTTGGATGGGCAGAAAGGACAGGAGTTATTCTTGCTGGTCTTGAGCCAAACActaacacactaaagaaaaggagagaaaaacagttattagaaAACAGACAAGGCAAATAATGTGccttaaatgtattttgtgaaGGTTACACACTCACTTCTTTGTGCATGGTATGGGAGCACTTGGTGTTGTACTGGCTTCCAGCATCCACAGGATTCTGACACATCAAACAAAATTTCCGGGTAGAggactgacagagacagagaaaaagagtgtatatttatatggttaaaaaaaaaaaaaaaaaaaacgaatgaccaaagtatttaaaggtATTCTAATACATTCAAAAAATCTGAATACTTGTTTTCCTGGTTGGTTTATGGATATACCTTAGGAAATTATAGTTTTATAAGTATTATAGTTTTAccctactgtaaaatataataggGTTTTGTAACGAGattataaaacagtaataatttttgttaatgtgttttaattttttgttacaatatgcccaaaatatttaatatcctGTAATATGGGGTTAATTtgtctctttaaaaaaacaaaaaaacaaacaaacactttttgtcttatttaagCTAATAGCATACATCCTGAATTAGGCATATTAGTTTTACCTTTGATACATTTCTCCTTACCAAGAGAACAACTTCAGTATAAAAGTGGCACAGCTTACCCTACACTCCCCTATAGTTCTGAGGATTTTGTTAACTGTGATTTAAGGAAAGGGGTTTTAAGTTGAATTCTACCTGCGGAGGTCTTGTGTGGAAGACCTGAGAAACTGGGGGTTGGAAATGAGGCCTCATGGGATGCGGTGGCTGGGCTACAGGACGCTGAATCGGACCAAATGAAGCAGGAAAGGCTCTTGCTCCAGATGGAGGTGCTATAGGCCCTGGAGGCTATAACAGTGATAAAGTTAAAAATGATACGGGCAATGCACAAAACGAAACGAACAACAGAAACACATTATGTATGAGTGATATAAGCACTTTTTGATTACACACCGGTTTTTGGTTCTGTGCAAGTCTCAGTGCAACTTGCTGAGTAAGATCATCAATCGACATGCCAGCCATAGTACCACGCTCACTCTTGATTTGCTGTAGAACACGTGTCAACTGATCTCTAATGCAGACAAAAACCGAGATCAGTTacaaaaagttactaaaaatgtACTTGGAAGGAAAAAAGCTCATCAAAAAACTGTGTGATTTCAGTACCTTgtgcattgtgggaaatgtgAGCCCAGTCTTTCCAGCAGCTTGTCCAGTTTTCCTGCTGGCGCAGGATTGGAGGGAAGGGGCTGGGGGGAGGAGTTACGAGCTGACGTGGATGGCATGAATGTTTGGGGAAGGTGCACTGCAGCTTGGGGTTGAAAACTGGCTCTGTGATTATTTGGCAATACAACAAAGGCACCTGCTGAGGCAGCTGGAACACCTACATGTGTCTGTGGTAGGATCTGTGGGGCTGGTGTGACAGGCGCATGGGACGAGGTTTGAGGCAGGGAGATCTTTTGCATGGTTATTTGAGGGGCAGGTGCATGAGCTGTCATGGGGACATAAATGTTTGGAACGTGTGCAGATTGTGGACCTGTCGTGATGGGTAGGTATGGTGTGGTTTGAGGAGATGGGGCAGAAAGTGGCGGTGTGGCCCTTTGGGGTGGTGTGATTGAGGAGTGGAGTTGTGGGTGAACTATAGGAGGAGAAGTTGAGGTAGTCGGCAGACCACTGTTGAAAACGGGATGGGATGCAGGACTCTGAAGTGGACTCATTATCATCTCCAATTCGGAAAACCAAAAATAAGTGataaatacacagaaaatatACATCACTCAAATACTCAAAAAACTTCTAAActaaaactatgcaaaaaataatgataaaaaaatgaaatttaaaaatagtcACATTAAATTCACAAAGCATAAATATAACTGGATAATAGGCCGTGTTTCGAACTGTAGAAAACCAGCTACTTTAAAATGGCTAGTTCATCAACTCTCTACCAGATTATCAGTTCAACAACAGCATGGCATATGCAGGGGTTAAAGCAAACCGGGGGCGGGGCagtgcaatgactgtggcaactttaacatttgaaaggatactatggcaaagttattgctttctttattcaaactgattttctttttcatgaatatatggttgacctgaagaatgaaagcttaTCATACAATTGGAAAATTAAGAGCTATATCACAGCTTATCGACacaagtaaaaatatcaaaaccaagaaattacataattgtattgaacaacactgttaaaatacataatgtaatatgcctatacataatatgaacataaccaacttatgtacattatgtattaaaacaaatacctgcagagggcgccaacggcctggtgacgtttcactttacagcaattaaacaatgtttaaattttaatatttggccacatgaagaaacttttattttgaaattgcgaTGTACAATACATGGCATATTTAGACATAGGTTGATGTATTCTCTtgtgttggcaaaggtttataaatgatttacgttacaaatctagtgagataatgcacactgtttttccagattaacattaattcaaattcacaccatatacagaggaagagtttagtccctttcacacatacagtctttactaGTAAATTACCATTaatagatcatgtgtgaacaggaacTTTTCAAAAATCCCGGTAAGTTTGTTCTGGCAACCATATGGTTCTTATGGAGATGGcatgattactctgagctgtttacaaagctccaCTGCTTTATAAttagcttttctatgtaaatatgcactAGATGGACTTCTCTGACCATTGTGCCTCGCAGCTTTTTGTCACACTTCTCCATTCATCAGCTGCGACTCCGCAATTGGATACTATTATGCGCATCTCAtgtttataagagcaaaacattctgattggctagtaatgttagtttggttgagagtgaaacctgctcctctcataccattgGTAGGCGAACTCATTGACTCGAAAGTGATATCaatcaacaagatttttttttttaaatgtaggattttttttttccgcagCCAAACGCTGCATGCCGGAAATTAGGCACGGTGCTGGAGAAATTTAAGCCCTGCATATGCCATCATATGGTGGGTgcagtgagaattttttttttgaaagaaattaatacttccattcagcaaggacacagtttgatcaaaaatgacattaagaacatttacaatgttgcaaaagatttctattttaaataattgcttttcttttgaacttactgttaaccaagGAATCAATAAATGtgtatcatgtttattttttttattttattttttttttacattgataagaAATTATCCTTGAGTACCAaaacagcaaattagaatgattagaatgaaggatcaagtgaccctgaagactggagtaataaccgttacaaaattaacatgacaatgtaaaaaaaaaaaaaaaaaaaagaagaagaagaagaagctgtaccatcacaggaataaattgtattttgaaatattgttttcagttgtaataatacttcccaatattattgtttttactgaattttagatcaaataaatgctgccttggtgaacacaaaacattttcaaaaacatccaaaaaataaaaaataaacttttgaatggcaatgtACTTCCAACCCTTGGccatacagtatatgaataaaCAGACACTTACTGTAGGCACTGGTGGAAGATATGGGAGCGCGACTGAACGCAAACTGTCCAGCTGTTCACCTCTCTGCAGGAGTTGATGGTTTTCATTAAACTTATTCTGTGAATGAAAAACAGAAGGACAGAGTGAGAGATGCTGCTAACTCCCTTCAACTGTAATCCACCTATATTAGCTCCTCCCCTCACCTTTAGTCCCACCAGATTGCTGCGGATGATTGCTACATTCTGCTCCCACCTCTGCCGCTGGA
The sequence above is drawn from the Cyprinus carpio isolate SPL01 chromosome B5, ASM1834038v1, whole genome shotgun sequence genome and encodes:
- the LOC109074514 gene encoding apolipoprotein A-I-like codes for the protein MKFVALALTILLAVGSQAHFLQADAPSQLEHYKAAALVYLTQVKEQAQKALDNLDGTDYEQYKVQLSESLTKLQDYAQSTSQTLTPYAETISNQFLENTNQLRERVMTDIEGLRSKMEPHRAELYGVLQKHFDEYREKLEPFLQEYANLNRENADQLRAKLQPLLEEMRQNFETNLEETKSKLVPMVEAVRTKLTASLEDLKTMAAPYAEEYKEQLMKAVEEAREKLAPHTQDLQTRMEPYMDNARARFAQVYETISKAIQA
- the rnf214 gene encoding RING finger protein 214 isoform X3, encoding MESEKHNEWSSALDEDLIQDPVSAVIPPGPAPWSLSAGPWSSESSVPAVLHQSAEAYNYSRFIPSNETQSQTIQTEDWTEDRSTNTNENWESDMRALEDCSIEQYETLMKQHAVEQEEHNLNVHCLEKTRDDRNHQYQGFIEKIESLQVKLELNSSKTTRKNFMVKRQELSSEKEQMEDKKTRLAQELEDAEKKLKMLIEEQNQEKLSWEQEIADLRVEMETLCREAEQASQTVLQDEIAVLEMQKELALSQVEDWIADAEKYLNFLRLNPSQNHLLQRQRWEQNVAIIRSNLVGLKNKFNENHQLLQRGEQLDSLRSVALPYLPPVPTLEMIMSPLQSPASHPVFNSGLPTTSTSPPIVHPQLHSSITPPQRATPPLSAPSPQTTPYLPITTGPQSAHVPNIYVPMTAHAPAPQITMQKISLPQTSSHAPVTPAPQILPQTHVGVPAASAGAFVVLPNNHRASFQPQAAVHLPQTFMPSTSARNSSPQPLPSNPAPAGKLDKLLERLGSHFPQCTRDQLTRVLQQIKSERGTMAGMSIDDLTQQVALRLAQNQKPPPGPIAPPSGARAFPASFGPIQRPVAQPPHPMRPHFQPPVSQVFHTRPPQSSTRKFCLMCQNPVDAGSQYNTKCSHTMHKECVSVWLKTSKNNSCPFCPSK